The genomic stretch catatgcaactattacagaaggttcgaacgctcactgatgctccagaagtaaacacgatgcattaagagctgggggtgaaatcTCTTGaacgtgtacatttttcttattttgcctaagaatcacattttttcacttagtactgtctttcagaagctacagaagatacttacatgtttcccagatgacaaaataagttaaatttgccctgattttcaaatttaaaaagttttcaccccccgtatcttaatgcatcatgtttccttctggagcatcagtgagtgcttgaaccttctgtaatagttgcatatgagtccctcagttgttcttaGACTGAAAAGAAGGATCTTataatcatagtcattgtttgaaagggttcaaatacacaaaaatgctgaaaccaCAGTATTCTGTAAAACAGCAggctgtttaactgttcaggacaaacaagggactcatgaacaactatcactaaacacaaaaacagctgtggatcattcaggtaacaacagtattaagaagtatcaagtgtatgtaaacatttgaacagggtcatttttataaattcaactattattttctctcgtggaccgtatgtaaacgtcttatgtgaaacatcttattcaggtcagtactaaataaaaaataacaatatgcattttatatgatccctcttattttggtaaaataattaacattttgcagattctaaaaggtgtatgtaaacgtctgACTTCatctgtatattttattaaaacattctgTGCTCTAATTTGTTGGGCAATATTTATAGTGGAgttactgtaaatgtaaaatgtgcaaaacagtgccatgtaaacatttgtaggccaaaaacatactgtacttcacacaaacacatggtAAGCATGATGTCATATTAAACATACTCAAATTTAAAGTATAATTAGATTAgctaaaaaaggtacaaaaacaGACACTACGTGGTGCCCTTTCAAAATGTACCAtaaaagaagtccacttccagaacaaaaatttacaggtaatgtactcacccccttgacatcaaaggtgttcatgtcttactttcttcagtcattaaaaattgttttttgaggatttttctcgatataatggactgatatggtgccccgattttgaacttccaaaatgcagtttaaatgcggcttcaaacgatcacaaatgcggttgtaaacaatcccagccgaggaaaaagggtcttagcaaaacgattggttattttcataaaaataatataattttccatactttttaatgtcaaatgctcattttgttttactttgtcttgctctgcctgaactctgttttttttttccggttcaagacagttagggtatgctgaaaaactccaatcgtattttctccctcaacttcaaaaatcatatcaaaatcatcctacatcgctgcagaagtaccaacccagtctttgcaaagtgaacatgcaaagaagatcaaacacccttaacaaaaaaggtaaaatagcgatataggacgattctgatgttgagggagaacatgagatgggagtttttcaacataccctaactgtcttgaaccggaagttcaaactcggggcaccatatcagtccattatatggagaaaaatgctgaaatgttttcctcaaaaaacaatttttttacgactgaagaaggaaagacatgaacatcttggatgacaagggggtgtgtACATTAtccgtaaatttttgttctggaagtggacttctcctttaatatgtaCCATTTAGCTACTAATGTGAACACATGAAACACTAATATGCTAAtaggagcacaaaaccagtaacggttaattttttgaaatgggaaataaataagcttttcattgatgtatggtttgttaggataggacaatatttggctgagatacaactatttgaaaatctggaatctgagggttttTTACTGACAATGttcataaatattcataaacaaTGCTTATGTAGATTTATGAGTCTGCTTGCTCTCAGATGTTGTTCTCCATTTTAatactcttttcttttttagatgacaggaaagacatTCATCATCTTTGCCGGTCTCATCTCTTTTCTGGGTGCAGCTGAGTGGTACCCCAAAAGTCTGAAGTGTGACGTTTCTCTGATTAGTAACGGGAGCGAGGTCGGCGTCGACTGCACTGAACGAGGCCTAACCGAAGTTCCTTTGGGAATTCCAACGAATACCACCAACCTGACACTAACGATCAACCACATACCCCATATTACAAACGATTCCTTTCACAAACTGCACAACATCACTGAGATCGACTTCCGCTGCAACTGCGTGCCGATCAAGGTCGGCCCCAAAGACCGCATCTGCACCCAGAGCTTAACAATCGACAACGGCACCTTCTGGAAGCTAAAGAACCTCAAGTCGCTTTATTTGGACGGTAACCAGCTGTCCAGCATACCCAAGGGCCTTCCTCCAAACATAGTGCTTCTGAGTCTCGAGGTCAATAGTATTTATTCAATCCTTAAGGAGAATCTAACAGAACTGACTAATATTCAGATGCTGTATCTTGGACAGAACTGCTACTTCAGGAACCCGTGCAACACGTCATATTACATCGAAAAGGACGCTTTTGTGCAGCTCAACAAGATGACTTTGCTTTCTCTGAAGTCTAATAACTTGTCCTACATCCCCCATCAACTTCCATCCAGCCTCAGAGAGCTGTACCTGTACAACAACAATATTCAGATTATAACAGAGATGGACTTTCACAACCTGACGAAGTTGGAGATACTGGACTTGAGTGGGAATTGTCCACGTTGTCATAATGCACCTTTCCCATGCATCCCGTGCCCAAATAATGCTCCACTTCAGATTCATCCAAACTCCTTCCAGACCCTGAAGAACCTAAAGACTCTTCGACTTCATAGTAACTCTCTAACCCACATCCCTTCGGAGTGGTTTCAAAATCTGAGTCAACTTGGTCTTTTAGACCTCTCAAGCAACTTTTTGGCAAAGGAGATAACATGCACCTCCTTTCCTTCGTTGTTGCCTAATTTGGAAGAGTTGGATCTGTCTTTTAATTACGAGCTCCAGGTGTATCCTGCATCCCTTAACCTTTCAAGATCATTCAGTCACCTTAAATCTCTGAAGGTGTTAAGAATCAGAGGATATGTGTTTCAAGAGCTCAAAGAGGATGACATCCGACCATTGGCTGATCTGAACAAACTGGAGCTGATTGATCTCGGTACAAACTTCATAAAGATAGCTCATCTCAGCCTCTTGAGGAACCTGAAAAGCTTCAAAATCATCAACTTGTCTGACAACAAAATCTCAATGCCTTCTCAAGGAGAAACTCTTTCTAACCACAGAGAAAACCATTACAGTTCCCCAATGTCGCAAGGTGCACAGTACCACAGTGGCGAAGTGAAGGATATCCACTACTTCCTTTATGACGAATATGCACGCAGCTGCAAATACAAGGACAAGGAACTCTGGATTTCAAGTCCTTTCAACAACGAATGTAGTTCCTTTGGAAAAACGCTGGATATTAGTAGGAATAACATCTTTTTCCTTCATTCCAGATTTCTGGATCTTGGTGAGCTCAATTGTTTGAATCTCTCTGGGAACGCCATGAGCCAGAGTTTGAATGGTTCTGAGTTTGTCCAGTTGAAGAATTTACAATATCTAGACTTTTCAGACAATCGTCTGGATTTGATGTTCTCTTCAGCATTTCAGGAACTGAGTAGCTTGGTGGTTTTGGATATCAGTCGGAACAGCCATTACTTTGTAGCTGAGGGTTTAACTCACATGTTGAATTTCACAAAGAACCTGAATAAGCTGAGTAAGTTAATCATGAACGATAATCAAATCTCGACATCTACCAACACTGAAATGGAGAGTTTCTCTCTGGAGCATTTGGAGTTTAAAGGCAACCGTCTTGATATGTTGTGGAGAGATGGCGACACGAGGTACGCCAGCTACTTCAAGAAACTTTTGGCCTTGAAATCTCTTGATATCTCTCGCAACAACCTGAACTTTATCCCACTAGAAGTTTTCGAAGGTCTTCCAGACACCCTCACTGAACTGTACATCACTAACAACCGATTAAAGTCATTTCATTGGGAGGGCCTTTTGTACCTTAAAAACCTCCAACTATTAGACCTCAGTGAGAATCACTTGACGGATGTTCCTGCATGCTTGTCTAACTATACAAAATCAATCCAAAAGCTGGTTCTACACAAGAACAATATTGTAAAACTGACTCCCAACTTTCTCAAGGATGCGTTCAGCCTCAAGGTCCTGGATTTGAGTTACAACCGCATCCAGTTCATCGAAGAGTCGAGTTTTCCGGGAAATGTTATCGACCAGCTTCAGACCCTTTATTTGAACAACAACCGGTTTGTGTGCTCCTGCAATGCCACGTGGTTTGTCCGATGGATCAACAGGACGTCCGTAAACATCCCACGCCTTGCCACCGATGTCACTTGCGCTTCACCCAGTGCCCAAAAAGGTCAAAGTGTGATTTTCCTCAACATCCAGGCTTGCCAACACAATTCCCTGTCCATCATTCTCTGCATTTTACTAACATCTGTGATTCTTAGCATCCTCACGCTCACAATCTCCAGCCATCTCTTTCTTTGGGATGTTTGGTACATCTACCACTTCTGCTTGGCCAAACTCAAGGGATACCGCAGGCTGTCCTCCAACAGCACCGTCTATGACGCCTTCGTGGTCTACGATACGACGGATCCAGCCGTTCATGAGTGGGTCATGCAAGAGCTTCGAGTTCACCTGGAGGACAAGGGTGATCCGAGGATGCAACTCTGTTTGGAGGAGCGGGACTGGGTTCCTGGATGTCCCCTTATTGAAAATCTTTCCCAAAGCATACAGTTAAGCAAACGGACCGTTTTCATTCTGACCGGGCGATACATCAAGAGCGGCAGCTTCAGGACAGCATTCTATTTGGCCCACCAGCGACTCATGGATGAAAGGAATGACGTTATCGTACTGATATTCTTGGAGAAGATGCCTTGTCACTCCAAGTACCTCAGTCTGAGAAAGAGGCTGTATAAAAAATCAGTTCTCGAGTGGCCGAGGAACCCTCAAGCGCAGAGGTACTTCTGGTTCACTCTCAGAAGTGTCATGGCAACTGAGAGTCAGCAATACAACAAACTCTTTCAGGAAACGCTGTGATTGGGACACTGCTGACACATCTGAAGCTTTAAAGctttatttctgcattttaaagCTTCTTCCTCAAACCACTATGAAACATATAACCATtacatgtaatgtaatgttgGAAAACTTGGTTTTATTGTCCATGTActacaaataaacacaacagTGTTTGTTGACATAACACTTTCATTCATGGGTAGTTCTAGTTGACACATATTTGGAAAGTTGACTTTCAGTCTTGCAGTGTAACATATTGTGCTTCAACTAAAACAGCATTTAGCTTATTCTTTTATTATGTATGCAGATCCTAttggggtcatcggatgcccattttccacaagttgatatgattctttagagtcttaatgaaaggtctataatatactttagttaaaTTCTCAATGGAATTCTCaaattctgatggattgttcctttaaatgcaaatgagctctgctcgccccgccccctcttctctccgtggagtgacgagcctgtttactttatccgcatttagctgctaaaccaCTGcttagatttttatcattataggataggtgtgtacatacactgccaacacacattaatgttcaaacaacatgtaaaagtgaactttgcatccgatgacccctttaataataatttacttaacattttattattttttaattattattgtagtgttattttagtatcattgcaatactattatagtttattaatacttagaattaagcttttattttttaaatgttgtgttcattttaattttaaaattgtattagtattaccttttttagtttagtactaattaagaatcataaactaaataaaaaagaaataaaagtttttagaagttttttttttttttaacattttattttagcagttttttttttttctttttaagtattagtgaactataataaccctgatttaTAGGTTTGATGTAGTAGCACTTTCATgctaatttaagtaattttacgTTTACTGTAAATCATTATCAGGATGCTAATCATGTTTGTCCAGGTCAAATTGTTGTAGTCTcaaattgcaatgtttttgttaaTCCTGTCATCTAAACTTAAATTCTatcatcatattttaaatattatagtttattaacactagtttttatttctatatgctctgctttcattttaatttaaacatttttattaaatttattgtttttgtcattttggttgttttttgtcAATAgtctttaatttagttttagtaccATTTTAGTATCtcattaaactaaatgaaaaagaaagaaaataagatgcttttaacattttatttctgtttaagtttattttaactttttttttttttttttaaggttttagtgAACTATAATAACCTTGATTTATAGGTTTTATGTAGTAGAAGTTTTATGCTAATTTAAGTAATGTTATGCTTACTGTAAATCTTTAGTCATTTCATTAATCAGGATGCTaatcatgtttttgttgtttttgttttaatgttggtTTTAAATGTCCAGGTCAAATGATTGTAGTCTTAAAATACAAAGTTTTTGTTAATCCTGTCCTCTGTTCTgctgtcattttagttttaaagttgtattaattttgtctgtttttgtcatttttttttttttttttttttttttttttttttttttttaatgtcagtagttttctaatttagttttagtaccattttagtattaaattaaactaaatgaaaaaagaaaggaaataa from Labeo rohita strain BAU-BD-2019 chromosome 9, IGBB_LRoh.1.0, whole genome shotgun sequence encodes the following:
- the tlr7 gene encoding toll-like receptor 7 — protein: MKMMTGKTFIIFAGLISFLGAAEWYPKSLKCDVSLISNGSEVGVDCTERGLTEVPLGIPTNTTNLTLTINHIPHITNDSFHKLHNITEIDFRCNCVPIKVGPKDRICTQSLTIDNGTFWKLKNLKSLYLDGNQLSSIPKGLPPNIVLLSLEVNSIYSILKENLTELTNIQMLYLGQNCYFRNPCNTSYYIEKDAFVQLNKMTLLSLKSNNLSYIPHQLPSSLRELYLYNNNIQIITEMDFHNLTKLEILDLSGNCPRCHNAPFPCIPCPNNAPLQIHPNSFQTLKNLKTLRLHSNSLTHIPSEWFQNLSQLGLLDLSSNFLAKEITCTSFPSLLPNLEELDLSFNYELQVYPASLNLSRSFSHLKSLKVLRIRGYVFQELKEDDIRPLADLNKLELIDLGTNFIKIAHLSLLRNLKSFKIINLSDNKISMPSQGETLSNHRENHYSSPMSQGAQYHSGEVKDIHYFLYDEYARSCKYKDKELWISSPFNNECSSFGKTLDISRNNIFFLHSRFLDLGELNCLNLSGNAMSQSLNGSEFVQLKNLQYLDFSDNRLDLMFSSAFQELSSLVVLDISRNSHYFVAEGLTHMLNFTKNLNKLSKLIMNDNQISTSTNTEMESFSLEHLEFKGNRLDMLWRDGDTRYASYFKKLLALKSLDISRNNLNFIPLEVFEGLPDTLTELYITNNRLKSFHWEGLLYLKNLQLLDLSENHLTDVPACLSNYTKSIQKLVLHKNNIVKLTPNFLKDAFSLKVLDLSYNRIQFIEESSFPGNVIDQLQTLYLNNNRFVCSCNATWFVRWINRTSVNIPRLATDVTCASPSAQKGQSVIFLNIQACQHNSLSIILCILLTSVILSILTLTISSHLFLWDVWYIYHFCLAKLKGYRRLSSNSTVYDAFVVYDTTDPAVHEWVMQELRVHLEDKGDPRMQLCLEERDWVPGCPLIENLSQSIQLSKRTVFILTGRYIKSGSFRTAFYLAHQRLMDERNDVIVLIFLEKMPCHSKYLSLRKRLYKKSVLEWPRNPQAQRYFWFTLRSVMATESQQYNKLFQETL